One genomic region from Cytophagales bacterium encodes:
- a CDS encoding cytochrome c, which translates to MNKYLYYIIFFSFVILTSCQKDPGDPGIEFAPNMYHSIPYEPLKKTEVQANSDASRMREPVPGTIARGQMPYHIPKDSFELAARTLKNPISLTDEILEEGKVLYSRFCVHCHGETGQGDGLVGVVFKGVAAYNKGRVKNLAEGHIFHTITWGKGRMGSHASQLNPQERWKIVHYVQALQKQKQ; encoded by the coding sequence ATGAACAAATATCTGTACTATATTATTTTTTTCAGTTTCGTAATACTGACCTCCTGCCAAAAGGATCCGGGTGACCCGGGTATTGAATTTGCGCCTAATATGTATCACTCAATTCCCTATGAACCTCTTAAAAAAACAGAAGTTCAAGCCAACTCTGATGCAAGTAGAATGCGGGAACCTGTTCCTGGCACGATTGCCCGCGGACAGATGCCTTATCATATACCTAAAGACAGCTTTGAACTGGCTGCAAGAACTTTAAAGAATCCAATTTCGCTGACTGATGAAATACTGGAGGAAGGTAAAGTATTGTATTCAAGATTTTGTGTTCATTGCCATGGAGAAACCGGGCAAGGGGATGGGCTTGTTGGTGTTGTTTTTAAAGGCGTTGCTGCATACAATAAAGGCAGGGTAAAGAATCTGGCAGAAGGACATATTTTCCATACCATCACCTGGGGAAAGGGCAGGATGGGGTCTCATGCTTCGCAGCTTAATCCACAGGAAAGGTGGAAGATCGTTCATTAT